The following coding sequences are from one Scomber scombrus chromosome 20, fScoSco1.1, whole genome shotgun sequence window:
- the LOC134002632 gene encoding vascular cell adhesion protein 1-like, translated as MLTVNMLLSVFFLPGTLAACSEKSHLFITAPLKMEALSGSCLQIPCNFSAKVAEEFDGSRETIGIWMKNNHKKENEIFRSSQAVNPYPMKMTGNLKEKNCTTLFSNLTTTYTDTYFFRIEKEQYKATAVCDPLQITVKDSPPSPTIEISGELKEKESVTITCSAFTPCPHSPPKLTWNLQQDAHNKIEENTDRTFTTKIQKTITLSDKQDGYTITCSSIYSVNEGQNVKSTEEKVTLSVSYAPKDTSAMISPSDLVSPGSWVNLTCSSRAKPAANFTWFKINKDGLMKVSEGDFYSFNVTDLLDVYYCVATNDVGNQTSSEIHLTIKGKEPAQWGPVVGGIIGGI; from the exons ATGTTGACAGTCAACATGTTACTGAGTGTCTTCTTTCTTCCAG GTACTTTGGCTGCTTGTTCTGAAAAATCACACCTCTTCATCACTGCACCACTGAAGATGGAAGCACTGAGTGGATCTTGTTTGCAAATCCCGTGTAACTTTAGTGCTAAAGTTGCAGAAGAATTTGATGGCAGCAGAGAAACAATTGGAATATGgatgaaaaataatcataaaaaagagaatgaaattTTCAGAAGTAGTCAGGCTGTTAACCCCTATCCAATGAAAATGACTGGAAAcctgaaagagaaaaactgcACCACTCTATTTTCCAATTTAACCacaacatatacagacacatactTCTTCAGAATTGAGAAGGAGCAATACAAGGCAACAGCTGTTTGTGATCCTCTTCAAATTACAGTCAAAG ATTCTCCTCCAAGCCCCACAATTGAAATCTCAGGTGAGCTGAAGGAGAAGGAGTCTGTCACTATAACCTGCTCAGCTTTCACTCCCTGTCCACACTCCCCTCCTAAACTCACCTGGAATCTCCAACAAGACGCTCACAACAAAATAGAGGAGAACACAGATCGAACCTTTACCACTAAAATCCAGAAGACCATCACTCTGTCTGACAAGCAGGACGGATACACCATCACCTGTTCTTCCATCTACTCTGTGAATGAAGGACAAAATGTTAAGTCAACAGAGGAAAAAGTGACTCTCAGTGTTTCAT ATGCTCCTAAAGACACCTCAGCAATGATCAGTCCATCCGATTTGGTGTCACCAGGTAGCTGGGTGAACCTGACCTGCTCCAGCAGAGCCAAGCCTGCCGCCAACTTCACCTGGTTCAAGATCAACAAAGATGGACTCATGAAAGTATCTGAAGGAGACTTCTACAGCTTCAATGTGACAGATTTACTAGATGTTTATTACTGTGTGGCCACAAATGATGTTGGTAATCAGACGTCATCAGAGATCCATCTGACTATTAAAG GAAAAGAGCCTGCACAGTGGGGACCAGTTGTTGGAGGGATCATTGGAGGGATC
- the fen1 gene encoding flap endonuclease 1, which translates to MGIHGLAKLIADQAPGAIKEQDIKNYFGRKIAIDASMCIYQFLIAVRQDGNVLQNEDGETTSHLMGMFYRTIRMLEYGIKPVYVFDGKPPQMKSGELEKRVERRAEAEKLLAQAQEMGEQENIDKFSKRLVKVTRQHNDECKKLLTLMGVPYIEAPCEAEASCAALVKAGKVFATATEDMDGLTFGTNVLLRHLTASEAKKLPIQEFHLSRVMQEIGLTNEQFIDLCILLGCDYCGTIKGIGPKRAIDLIRQHGCIEEILENIDSNKHPAPEDWLYKEARGLFLTPEVVDCSTVDLKWSEPDDEGLIQFMCTEKQFSEDRIRNGCKKILKSRQGSTQGRLDSFFTVTGSLSSKRKEPEVKGSAKKKQKTGATPGKFRKGK; encoded by the exons ATGGGAATACACGGACTTGCCAAGCTGATTGCTGACCAGGCGCCTGGTGCTATAAAAGAGCAAGACATCAAGAACTACTTCG GAAGGAAAATTGCTATAGATGCCTCTATGTGCATCTACCAGTTCCTGATTGCAGTGCGACAGGACGGCAACGTGCTGCAGAATGAGGATGGAGAGACGACAAG CCACCTGATGGGAATGTTCTACCGGACAATCCGCATGCTGGAGTACGGCATCAaacctgtgtatgtgtttgatggcAAACCCCCACAGATGAAGTCAGGAGAG CTGGAGAAGAGAGTGGAGAGACGGGCGGAAGCTGAGAAGTTGCTTGCACAAGCCCAGGAAATGG GTGAACAAGAGAACATTGACAAATTCTCCAAGCGTCTGGTAAAAGTCACCAGGCAGCATAATGATGAGTGCAAGAAGCTGTTGACCCTGATGGGAGTCCCTTACATCGAG GCTCCATGTGAGGCTGAGGCCAGCTGTGCCGCTCTAGTGAAAGCAGGCAAGGTCTTTGCCACAGCAACAGAGGATATGGACGGGCTGACCTTTGGGACGAACGTCCTGCTCAGACACCTCACTGCCAGCGAAGCAAA gaaactTCCTATTCAAGAATTCCACCTTAGTCGCGTCATGCAGGAGATTGGCCTGACAAATGAACAG TTCATAGACCTGTGTATCCTTCTGGGCTGTGACTACTGTGGAACCATCAAGGGAATCGGCCCCAAGAGAGCCATTGACCTGATCAGACAGCACGGCTGCATCGAGGAAATCCTAGAAAACATTGACTCTAAT AAGCATCCTGCTCCAGAGGACTGGTTATACAAGGAGGCCAGGGGCTTGTTTTTGACTCCCGAGGTGGTGGATTGTTCCACAGTGGATCTGAAGTGGAGTGAACCGGATGATGAGGGACTGATCCAGTTCATGTGTACTGAGAAACAATTCAG tgAGGACAGAATCCGTAATGGTTGTAAGAAGATTTTAAAGAGCCGGCAGGGCAGCACACAGGGACGACTGGACTCTTTCTTCACTGTCACAGGATCTCTGTCCTCCAAACGAAAG GAGCCTGAAGTTAAAGGATCAGctaagaagaagcagaagactGGAGCTACGCCGGGCAAATTTAGAAAGGGCAAATAG